In the Chaetodon trifascialis isolate fChaTrf1 chromosome 15, fChaTrf1.hap1, whole genome shotgun sequence genome, TTGAAGCAGTTCAGGCCTGATTTTAATCCTGCTGTTGTATTTTTCTCCAGGCCCAGTATACTACAGTACCCTTAGGATGGATACGTTTGGATCTCATTCAACCCCACATAAAAAGTACTGCCAGTTATCCATTAACAAGCCACATCGTTGAGGACAGTGGGTGAAATGTAACACCCTGAACAGGATTACGTCCAGTTACatgatgtgttttattattaaagtTAATAAGTGACTCCACTGATTTCAATCTGGTCTCCATCTAGAAGGAGGTCAGAGTGCAAAGGAATAGCACTCTGATGCTGCACCAGCGTCTTACACAAAAGTGCTAGAGCAGATGGTTTGCTTTCATATTGACTGTAGAGGACGTCTGCCTGTCACCCACCAATGGACCGATAATGCAGAGATTTACCAAAGCCAATTTTGTTTGCTCCCATGCCCCACTAAACACGGCGGCATCTTACATGTGGGGTCTTCTCTTAATTCTTCTACCTTCAGTACACAGTTTccacctgtctgctgtgtggtttATCCCTATAGCCATGCAGCGTGTTAGCTAACAGCCTTGGCGTGCGTAATGAGGCAGGCTTTAGTTCAGGAGGTGATCAGGCTTGACACGATCACACTCCCAGCATCTATATGTGTACTGGCACTTGGCCCAAGGGCAACTATTAGCCAACACAGCCTGCATGTTTGAACGAATGCTGCTGAGGGCTTCTGGTGATGCTTGTGTGCCAATACGTCAGTGTTAAGGGCAGAGGTGTCGAGGAATGTAATTTACTATCTTACGTAATGTTTGTTTCAGATATAATTCACCAGCAATGTCTGACTTTAAAGCTTAATGATTTTTTTGAGCTAACCCCTTGTGAGTGGAAGGTCAGAACTGGTTGAAGGTGAACAGGTGAATTGAAATGGATGTGGGTGTGACTGAGAAAAACCTGATTCTTTTGACTTCAGGACAAAAAACTGGATTTGTCCCAACAAGTTAAGAAACTCTAAGATACTCTCATTTAAGACCTGTATAAACCAGCTCAACCACAAAAACCAATGACAAACTGAACAGGTGTAATTATTTTCAAGCTTTTTAATACAAACTTAATAAACTATCAGTCCCTCTTAACATGTAAGACACTGACTCCAAATACTTTGTTATACCGTTTGTTTTATCAAGTATTGCACAATGTAGGTACAAAATTAATATACGATTACATTTTGTCCATAATATAGCAAAAATCTTTAAACTCTTAACAGAAAATACAACTCttatgtttttcaaaaaaagcaaatattctTAAATCCCACCACTACGGAATATTCTGTACACAATCTTTAGAATAGTCAATGTTTTTTATAAGATGGATTCATTTtataatttcaataaaaaaaagaaaacataaagttGCTGCAGCCATCACAGATCACTGGAGTAGTAAAAAGATATAAATGCAATACCATGTCGTAGAAACAATAGATACTCTGATATTTTACAAACTCTGTACTAAATTAAATTATACAATTAGAAAAAAGACCAGGAAATCCCACTTATTTGTACCAATTTCTTGAAAAATTGGCGGTGTCCAGTTATGTTTAAATACTGAAAGAGGCCATGACttgtggtggtgtttttttcttttttgtcttttttttatatcttaAAACggtcacataaaaaaaatattttgtgcttGGTTGGCAAAAGAAATGACAATGATGCAAGTTGAAGTTTAGGAAACCAAGCTTAGACATCTTGTACTAAAGGTATAACTCAAGGGGGCAAAGTAATTCACCCTCGGGCTCATGCTCTTAGACTCGTAACATGGATCTTACAGCTGACAAGTCACGTTTTCCTTTTATCCTTGACATTCTGTTCTTgtgtactctttttttttttttttttcaaaatgtgtatttgtgtttgtcccccccccccgccccaaTCACATTATCTCTGGTCGATTCTGTGTGAAGTAGTAGCTTAAGTAGTACCTTTCCGTGTACTAGTTGGCCATAACTGGCTGGAATTGCTGGTTAGAATACTGCATGTTGTTCAAGCTGAAATTCAAGCCATCCATAAGGGACTTGTCGTTAAGGCCACCATAGGCCGCAAACACATCGAAGGCATTGCTGTACTGCAGCGGGCTGAGGCTGAGTGAGCTGTCCCCAGGGAAGAGAGCACTCTGGCTGCCCTGGCCCTGAAGGCTGGGGAACACAAACTCCTTGGCGTTGGGGGACAGGGCTGAGGGcttctggtgctgctgctgctgcactccgAGGCCCAGCCCGTACAGAGAGTGCATGGAGGTGGAGATGGCTTTCTGTTTCAGGAGACTGTTCACATTCAGGCCCAGGTTGGTGGGAGAGGTACGCGCCACCTTGTTCCCAGCACTAGCGCCGCCATTGTTGTTGCGGCCGCTGCTCTTCATCTTAGTGGAGCCAAACTTGGTGGCGGCGAAGGTGGCTGTTGTGAAGGTTAAAGGCTGCGTGGAGCGGGGCATAAAGGTGGGGCTGACGGCTGCAGAGTGGCCgaaaggaggagagggtgagcTGGAGCCCGGAGAGGCTCCGTTCACGGCCTCATTGATGGGCATGAAGACCTGCGCGTCGGGATTGAAACTGTTCTTGATCTCCTTGTCCAGATCAAGCCCTCCGCTATTAGCTCCACTTTCATTGCTGTCATCGACATACAATACTTTGACAGGCCCCTTCTCCCCGATCTGATAGGACACCTCAAAGGGGTCAATCCACACGCTGAGATCCTGGGGCAGGTTGTTACGGACATCCTCGATGTCCAGCCCACTCTCTTTGGCTGCCTTTTCCACCACAGGGTCCACCTTCTCCCCCACGTGGATACATCTGAATCCTGAGCCCTTGTATGGCTTGTCTGGGTACCAGTGTCCCTCATACTTCTGCTTCAGctgcctctccagctcctcgCCAAAAATATTGACCCGCCGCCTTGGCAGCTTGTTATACAGGTACGAGATGATGAAGTTGAGAGCTACTTGGATTTCAAGCTGCATAGCTAACTGCTGAAGTTTACCAGGTGCGTGAAGATTAGGTGTGTCTGACCTTGAATGTGTCCACTGGGTCTGCTTTGTTTATCCGTGGTTGGCAACACAGATGCTCTCCAGGCAGGATGGCGAAAGCAACCAGAACTCAGACAAAACAGGTTCAAAAGCAAAAGTGCTGGCTTTGTAGAAGTGATGTCCTTCCACAGGGTGTGATAATGTTTTCCTGCAACgatttaaaagagaaaaatactTCTTAATCATTCACTTTCAAAATGTCGTCATAAATTCATTAGAAATGGTGTATATTTTCAACAGTGTCATGTGTAACAGTCAGAACAAACAGATCAGTTCGGGTCTGTTTGCCCTTTTAAGGGAAGTGCAAGTAAAATATCCTTTAATTATTAACGGCCCGTCTGAAGAACCAGTGCATGTTGCAATTTAGTCTGCTGTGAGCTCCTAAGTTGAATGTCACAAGACACACAGCCAAAGCAGGATTTCACAGCAACGATCAGATATGAGAAAATGTGCAGCCATTGCAGAAACGTGAGCACATTGATCTGGGATCAAGCTACACTTCTTGTCAATCTGGCACCATATTGTGCATATATTGTTCATCTGCATGTCAGAAAGTGGGTATTGAGCACGTTCACCTGGCAATAAAACTCGGGAATCCTGTTACATAATGGGCCACTGGATAGCCTCCATACAGCCTGAGATAGGAAGACTACTGCGAGGTTGTTGCATTTAATCAACGAAAACGGTCAACTTAACCGAGGAAATGCCTGGTCAGCGACGCTTAATGGGGGAGAAGTTTAACGAGGAAATGATTTAGGTGGACTTCGGGGTTTGCTGTCTTGTGGGCTGGATTGAAATGCGTTTTGCACGGCCGATCGCTCATTGAGCTTCCTACATTGAAAACAATGTCGACATAAGACTTAACGCGCTGAGGCGACACCCATATGTTTGGCAATTTAACACAGGGAGCACTTGGTTATTTAAAACACAACCCTGgataaaatggaaatgtcacgagctgtaaaaaaacaaattcagagaAACAGGCTGCGCTACGATAGACATCATGAGACGAGTTGGGCTGAGGGATACAGCCTGTGAGTCTGACGAGGCTCTTTAAATACCCCAAAGTGATTAATTTATTCATCCGTGTCGAAACAAAACCTGCACGGGGATGTTCGTGCAACACACATCCTCCCTTCATGAAACAGTACCCGAGATGAGAGTCCACACAGCGGCGAAATGGCTACAGGTCTTGTTTCATATGATCAGTTTTAGCAAGTCAAAAGGCAAATACTTGCTATTTCGCAGCATATGCAAGACGGTAATGAGTTTAACAgccaagaaaatgaaaaatatacaaTGAAGTACGATATGATAGAGTCCAGTCACGAGACATTTCAAGTCTATGGGggaacatttgtgttttcttttccagctGGGATGAAATTTTCAAAAAGACATGCAAAGACATACACTTTTatcgcacacatgcacgcgcatgcacgcgcgcgcgcacacacacacacacacacacacacacacacattatctctctggctcacactcactcacgcgcgcacacacacacacacacacacacacacacacacacacggacacccCTCCCTAACTTCGTGGACTGACGCAGCAAATCAGCTTAGTAAGTATGAATAGAGCTACAGTACGACAGCAAGCAAATGaagacaacaataataaaaagcCTACACCACAAGCAAgagaaacaagctgaaaaatacttacttttttgtaaaaaataaagattCTCAGTAGTTCTGGAGTACCGTTAGTTAGtgcaaatagaaaaaaaagtataaatacTTTCTTCACATAGAATATATTATCAACATTACAAAAAAGTATTCCAGTACATGTACATTTCGGAGGATTGGCGTTTACGGTTTGCTTCGGTTTCTGTTTTTAAGGTTATTTTgcgttttttttccttctctcagCAGGCTGGCAGAGTAGCTCCCGCCTCTCCGGGAGTTTTGCAACTTCGTCCGCCTCCTGCTTCAGTGGTGCCTGTATTTATAGCTTTCCTCCGCCATGGGCACGAGGTAGGCGGTGATGCGGTTTCAGAGGTCAAAACAATGCGAGCGGCTACGATTGGTCCAAAATGTGAGACCCGCCCTCGAAGCGGTGCCTCAGTCGTGCGCTCATTGGCTAATCAGCGCAGTCAATTTCAGACATATGATTCTGTGAAACGGGAGAGACGCCTATGATGAGGGCTTGCGTCAGAGATAACCTaggtctctgctgctgacagcaaaAGGCTAAAGTAATTAATGTTAAGACAGAAACGGTATTATATAAAGAGATACCCTGCCCATGTTTGAGTTGTATTGAAACAAATACTTTTATCAATGTGAAAATGTCGAATTGTTGATGCTTTATAAACTAGGATAATCTCTTATTATCCCAAAATATATAAACTGGTCTAGCCATCGTTATTTAACAAAATTACGGACACTGTGAATCGATATATGTAAGCTATGTACACATGTGAGCACGGCTCGCTGTTCTTTAAATGCCCGTGCCATGTTTATACCACATATATCGAGTCCCAAAGGGAGGCATTTGCGCCATTATAATAGCGTTTATATAATTTACTTCCCTTTCGTCATAGATTCCACATATAGGACCTTAGTGTTTCGTGACCTGCCACGAAAAACTGCAGGAGTTATGATGAATGTGTATTGCCTGAGAGGTGATTCCCTATAGCGGAACAATACAGCTGACAGCAGTGTGGGTGGTGCTGAACGCTATCTAGAAAACACAGGCGCTGATTGGTCCAAAACGGGGCAGGAGCCCTACGGTGAATGGTGTGCCCGTATCCAAGGTGCTGATGTAGGCTGCGCACGTCATCGCTCGGCTGAACGCATGCTGTTGCCAAATTTAAAGTGCACTAACACACATAGGGTGTGTGCATGATATGAAGTCATTGTTCTACAATGTCATACTTTACATTGCTGTTCCGGAAAGGGAAAAAGGGGTATATATTGTTAATTATGAAACCGTTAACCACAATAATTAAACTTGATATCTCATAATGATtaatgatagatagatagatagatagatagatagatagatagatagatagatagatagatagatagatagatagatagatagatagatagatagatagatagatagatgagtgtcaaaaacaaaatgaa is a window encoding:
- the tob1a gene encoding protein Tob1a, with product MQLEIQVALNFIISYLYNKLPRRRVNIFGEELERQLKQKYEGHWYPDKPYKGSGFRCIHVGEKVDPVVEKAAKESGLDIEDVRNNLPQDLSVWIDPFEVSYQIGEKGPVKVLYVDDSNESGANSGGLDLDKEIKNSFNPDAQVFMPINEAVNGASPGSSSPSPPFGHSAAVSPTFMPRSTQPLTFTTATFAATKFGSTKMKSSGRNNNGGASAGNKVARTSPTNLGLNVNSLLKQKAISTSMHSLYGLGLGVQQQQHQKPSALSPNAKEFVFPSLQGQGSQSALFPGDSSLSLSPLQYSNAFDVFAAYGGLNDKSLMDGLNFSLNNMQYSNQQFQPVMAN